From a region of the Euwallacea similis isolate ESF13 chromosome 3, ESF131.1, whole genome shotgun sequence genome:
- the LOC136419880 gene encoding protein NEDD1-like has product MYIASSSSVVKFHEFPNNRLAHTYQPNSKVEGPCRSLSWTKDGGWLAIVPYSGCAEIVSLKGQCKVFHTLYDISEPSCACFQNLTKRNVAVGTKHGQVLLYDVKSRSIKARYPRVRSAITHVGFTAKDTHCYAGCASGEVFLFNQLAKNLSCTLKVPKSLSLTTLKAHVQKRNFLTAGSDEGIVCVWDVNVNKVKFQTDAHSAPVSSTIFSPVNSSLVVSSGLDRVVRVFDIESNSRISTIPVENNVLSLDFLQDSLHIAMGSQNGKIHIYDTRKFQDPVHSFEAHKKAVKLLTYQNYLNDTVANNSSVESMAHEELPAKTNASHNEVLEKKDKRTSEFFGLMTESPFSAREGLEEKPQSKLSVDCRDSFMIALSFDKNDLSGKEEPAEVDHQLPLPPTTHKPLNSFTPKLIPEKPLDPKSALKASSTPIFPMDHLVKNLSPIVGSSSGCCCQNINMTDIRTAIQSDMQKEVKKIEEMESKLTDMFMRHAHQIRRMVLDLHMSTLKEFIKVENYCNLIRDEISIEPQSIKESHLLEENFNLKKRVRDLEKHVASLSACQLDKELLPDENANK; this is encoded by the coding sequence ATGTATATAGCTTCATCCTCCTCCGTGGttaaattccatgaattcCCCAACAACCGCCTTGCCCACACCTACCAACCCAACTCTAAAGTCGAAGGCCCTTGCAGAAGCCTTTCATGGACCAAAGATGGCGGCTGGTTAGCCATAGTCCCCTACAGCGGATGTGCTGAAATCGTCTCCCTTAAAGGCCAATGCAAAGTGTTCCATACACTCTACGACATATCCGAACCATCCTGCGCTTGTTTCCAGAATTTAACCAAAAGAAATGTGGCTGTAGGAACCAAGCATGGTCAAGTACTTCTTTACGATGTCAAATCTCGTAGCATTAAGGCTCGTTATCCCAGAGTTAGGAGCGCAATTACTCATGTGGGTTTCACTGCTAAGGATACCCACTGCTATGCTGGTTGTGCCAGTGGGGAAGTTTTCCTGTTCAATCAGCTGGCTAAGAATCTGTCTTGTACTTTAAAAGTACCCAAATCACTCTCGTTGACTACCTTAAAAGCACACGTACAGAAGAGGAACTTCCTAACCGCAGGAAGCGATGAGGGAATTGTTTGCGTTTGGGACGTGAATGTTAATAAGGTGAAGTTTCAAACTGACGCCCATAGCGCTCCAGTGTCGTCCACCATATTCTCTCCAGTAAATTCATCCTTGGTGGTATCATCAGGGCTCGACAGAGTAGTCCGGGTCTTTGACATAGAATCCAACTCTAGAATCTCGACAATTCCCGTAGAAAACAACGTATTGTCCTTAGACTTTTTACAGGACTCTCTGCACATTGCCATGGGCTCTCAAAACGGAAAAATACACATCTATGACACAAGAAAATTCCAGGACCCGGTTCACTCCTTTGAGGCGCACAAAAAAGCTGTCAAACTCTTAACGTACCAAAATTATCTGAATGATACTGTTGCCAACAACAGCTCAGTGGAAAGCATGGCGCACGAGGAACTTCCTGCTAAAACAAACGCCTCTCATAACGAAGTATTAGAAAAGAAGGACAAGAGGACAAGTGAATTCTTTGGCCTAATGACCGAAAGCCCTTTTTCTGCACGAGAAGGCTTGGAGGAGAAACCACAATCAAAACTTTCTGTGGATTGCAGAGATTCTTTTATGATAGCCCTCAGTTTTGATAAAAACGACCTTTCAGGGAAAGAAGAGCCAGCGGAAGTTGATCATCAACTTCCCCTGCCACCGACTACCCATAAACCTCTTAACAGTTTCACCCCAAAATTAATACCTGAAAAACCCTTGGACCCTAAATCAGCCCTAAAAGCCAGTTCTACACCAATATTCCCTATGGACCACCTTGTCAAAAACTTGTCACCTATTGTGGGCAGCAGTAGTGGTTGCTGCTGCCAGAATATCAACATGACAGATATTAGAACTGCAATCCAAAGTGACATGCAAAAGGAAGTAAAGAAAATAGAGGAGATGGAGAGTAAACTCACAGATATGTTCATGAGGCACGCCCATCAAATTAGGCGAATGGTGTTAGATCTGCACATGTCGACTTTAAAGGAATTCATTAAAgtggaaaattattgtaatctTATTAGAGATGAGATCAGTATTGAACCGCAATCGATAAAGGAGAGCCATTTACTGGAGGAGAATTTCAACCTGAAGAAACGGGTACGTGACTTGGAGAAGCATGTAGCCAGTTTAAGTGCCTGTCAGTTAGACAAGGAGCTATTGCCCGACGAGAATGCCAATAAATGA
- the LOC136419881 gene encoding dolichyl-diphosphooligosaccharide--protein glycosyltransferase subunit 4, whose protein sequence is MFTDVHLAVLSNALGIVLFLLVVLYHYVNSNQRPSV, encoded by the coding sequence ATGTTCACTGATGTCCACTTAGCAGTACTATCTAATGCCCTGGGCATAGTCTTATTCCTACTGGTAGTTTTATACCACTATGTTAACTCCAACCAGAGACCATCTGTATGA
- the LOC136419641 gene encoding glutamate receptor ionotropic, kainate glr-3-like: MISDSNDTFNIPLGVVAVKSDTLKLPEILFNNFGCQNFVFYDVKNVYKTLLWIESEVLKCRESFHLRKYLVIDAVVGDWWSHVGECFNEVLFVEIHVIDGLNLLLPNNRGIEATFWAPQCPHQTSVILDKWFSGNKSFLLGSNLFPNKLNNLHRHAIKVGTFNYRPFAIIDKASFYVSGADIQILRAIQHSINASIELILNEDLWGRPYDDGTSTGVEGGVYRGELDVGAAGFFLDASALQFFDSTTVYLDSVVTFLVPAPRLLPPWLSLTYGFSSHTWIALCLTYTLLAVAMYFLSWYQTRFQLIKPQKQNSLIQETILTVGSLMIQQSVPQRQYQHKILLTLTMLAIIAINIAYNAGYASIMTKPLYGDTIDSLQKFIESDIHWGGTGLAEWIKIWRENGEGQHKKVADRYIQSTAARLRELSLQGNFTFQLGKIAGQPHIESYIKEDVINQYRVMKEIIHSELICMITKRNYLLLPAMNKVIRRLSQAGIIEYWSREYYGHEEYIMRIKLQLEKEFGPEDEHVMLGTEHLLGAFCIFLLGNSLSLVMFLYEVAGGKY, encoded by the exons ATGATCAGTGACTCTAATGATACTTTTAACATCCCTCTTGGGGTCGTTGCCGTCAAATCAGACACCCTGAAACTCCCTGAGAtcttgtttaataattttggatgccagaatttcgttttttatgACGTTAAGAATGTGTATAAGACATTGTTGTGGATTGAGAGTGAAGTGCTCAAATGCAGAGaaagttttcatttaagaAAGTACCTGGTGATTGATGCGGTTGTAGGCGACTGGTGGTCACACGTAGGAGAATGCTTCAATGAAGTGCTTTTTGTTGAGATTCATGTAATTGACGGATTGAATTTGTTGCTGCCAAACAACAGGGGAATTGAGGCTACTTTCTGGGCCCCTCAATGTCCCCACCAAACCTCAGTAATACTAGACAAGTGGTTCTCGGGAAACAAATCATTCCTTCTTGGTTCCAATTTATTTCCCAACAAACTGAACAATTTGCACAGGCACGCAATCAAAGTAGGCACATTCAACTACAGGCCATTCGCGATTATAG ACAAAGCTTCCTTCTACGTCTCAGGGGCAGATATCCAAATTCTCAGAGCAATTCAACATTCCATAAATGCCAGCATAGAGTTGATTTTGAACGAAGATTTGTGGGGAAGGCCCTATGACGATGGTACGAGCACTGGAGTTGAGGGAGGAGTTTATAGGGGAGAATTGGATGTTGGAGCTG CTGGGTTCTTCTTGGATGCGTCTGCACTACAATTCTTCGATTCAACCACAGTTTACCTTGATAGCGTGGTGACTTTTTTGGTACCAGCACCCAG GCTACTACCTCCCTGGCTTTCATTGACTTACGGCTTCTCATCTCACACCTGGATAGCCCTATGTCTAACCTATACCCTACTAGCAGTTGCCATGTACTTTCTAAGTTGGTACCAAACTAGATTTCAACTCATAAAGCcacaaaaacaaaactctTTGATCCAAGAAACAATCCTAACAGTTGGTTCTTTGATGATCCAGCAATCAGTACCTCAAAGGCAATACCAGCACAAAATCCTGCTAACCCTAACAATGCTAGCTATCATAGCCATAAATATAGCGTATAATGCTGGTTACGCTAGTATTATGACCAAGCCCCTCTATGGGGACACCATCGACAGTTTGCAGAAATTTATCGAGAGTGACATTCATTGGGGTGGAACAGGGTTGGCTGAGTGGATTAAGATATGGAGAGAAAACGGAGAA GGTCAACACAAGAAAGTTGCTGATCGATATATTCAATCTACAGCAGCTCGTCTGCGAGAACTATCATTGCAGGGAAACTTTACATTTCAATTAGGAAAAATAGCAG GCCAACCTCACATTGAGTCCTACATAAAAGAGGACGTAATTAACCAATACAGGGTAATGAAAGAAATCATCCATAGTGAACTTATCTGTATGATCACTAAGAGGAATTATCTCTTGCTCCCGGCAATGAACAAGGTCATTAGAAGACTCAGTCAGGCAGGAATTATTGAGTATTGGTCAAGAGAG TATTACGGACATGAAGAGTACATTATGAGGATAAAACTGCAATTGGAAAAGGAGTTTGGACCAGAAGATGAGCATGTGATGCTGGGGACTGAGCATCTGCTTGGAgctttctgtatttttttgctAGGGAATAGCCTATCATTGGTTATGTTTCTTTATGAGGTTGCAGGTGGCAAATATTAG
- the LOC136419643 gene encoding glutamate receptor ionotropic, kainate 4-like, protein MEILLNTIITTYFSSARCINVINNHSHSLNIKLNTPTTVSTFFTNFDHVRIHQCQDFLVYSQRPVTIFKYLEEKIKVHPQRFNQRRYIFASSDNHHLDFFKIFNSTEISFVSNLILVVDLDQTAIGIWTHRYVGFENSNEIYLLDKWFRANQSFMLEQNLFPDKLKNQEGRVLRTAIFSYMPYIIIVPTVFSLEKRDHVKGGYKYRGSEMRLMITIAESMNMTLMPVINENDDWGNVFENGTANGLMGNLMQDNADIGGAALYRWEQPAKYLDLSTITVRSGITCLVPAPKLAAAWQTPIHVYSPQTWIAVMVSFLLCLLTLYSLGCLQLFVNPLIIKERNKMKILIRSLISVAKPFMMQPVTMKEVSKSPLGRYLMGLVFMTALILTTSYDGGLATIMAIPRYEAPINTIQDLLEKDDLLWAATSEGWILSIENSSEPSLRKLVSRFRRIPNETILEQLSWKGQFGFAIERLLNGDYAVGTFIKQDVIQNYHLMTNDFYFELCVLMLRKSSILLPRVDVIILRSFDAGLILFWQNQAALEYMDQSLQKALKYRQKSHELVKLKMLHVEGAFAALILGNTIALVVFVLELLWDKWLEKVRG, encoded by the exons ATGGAAATCCTCCTCAACACCATCATCACCACCTACTTTTCCAGCGCACGCTGCATTAATGTTATAAACAATCACTCTCACtcattaaatatcaaattgaaCACCCCAACAACAGTCTCAACGTTCTTTACCAACTTTGACCACGTCCGTATTCACCAATGTCAAGATTTCTTGGTTTACAGTCAAAGACCTGTAACAATCTTCAAATACTTggaagagaaaattaaagtgCATCCACAACGTTTCAATCAAAGAAGATATATTTTTGCCTCGTCTGACAACCATcatctggatttttttaaaatttttaattctactGAAATCAGCTTTGTCAGCAATTTGATTTTAGTTGTTGATCTAGACCAAACCGCTATTGGCATTTGGACTCATAGGTACGTAGGATTTGAGAATTCCAATGAGATATACCTGTTGGACAAATGGTTCAGAGCAAATCAAAGTTTTATGCTCGAACAAAACCTTTTTCCCGATAAGTTGAAAAATCAAGAAGGAAGAGTTTTGAGGACCGCAATTTTCTCCTACATGCCCTACATAATAATTG TTCCAACAGTGTTTTCACTAGAGAAGAGAGACCATGTGAAAGGTGGGTATAAATATAGAGGTTCAGAAATGAGATTGATGATAACTATAGCTGAGTCTATGAATATGACCCTTATGCCCGTGATAAATGAGAATGATGACTGGGGGAACGTTTTCGAGAATGGGACTGCGAATGGGTTGATGGGGAATTTGATGCAGGATAATGCTGATATAGGAGGAG CTGCTTTATACAGATGGGAACAACCAGCCAAATATTTGGACTTATCCACAATTACCGTTCGATCTGGCATAACTTGCTTGGTTCCAGCACcaaa ACTGGCAGCAGCCTGGCAAACCCCAATCCACGTGTACTCACCCCAAACCTGGATAGCAGTAATGGTATCGTTCCTCCTGTGTTTACTCACATTGTACTCTTTAGGGTGTCTACAACTATTTGTGAatcctttaataattaaagaaag gaacaaaatgaaaatcctGATAAGATCTCTGATATCAGTAGCAAAACCTTTTATGATGCAGCCAGTCACCATGAAAGAAGTATCTAAGAGCCCGTTGGGCAGATATTTAATGGGGTTGGTGTTCATGACTGCTCTGATACTTAC CACATCATATGATGGTGGGTTGGCCACTATTATGGCCATTCCCAGATATGAAGCTCCCATAAATACCATCCAGGACCTCCTGGAGAAGGACGATCTTTTATGGGCCGCCACCAGTGAGGGGTGGATACTGTCAATTGAGAATTCTTCTGAG CCAAGTCTTAGGAAATTGGTATCCCGATTTCGAAGAATACCTAATGAAACTATTCTGGAGCAACTCTCTTGGAAAGGCCAATTTGGCTTTGCTATAGAGAGGCTTCTTAATG GAGATTACGCTGTTGGCACTTTCATAAAACAAGACGTCATCCAGAACTACCATCTTATGACCAACGATTTCTACTTTGAGTTGTGCGTTCTAATGCTGCGCAAAAGCTCCATCTTATTGCCTCGTGTGGACGTGATTATCCTCAGGTCTTTCGACGCAGGTCTGATTTTATTCTGGCAGAATCAA GCAGCTCTTGAATACATGGACCAAAGTCTACAGAAAGCCTTGAAATACCGACAGAAGAGCCACGAACTAGTTAAGTTGAAGATGTTACATGTTGAAGGGGCTTTCGCTGCTTTGATTTTGGGAAACACCATTGCTTTAGTTGTTTTTGTGTTGGAGCTGCTATGGGACAAATGGCTAGAAAAAGTCAGGGGGTAA